A window of the Lates calcarifer isolate ASB-BC8 linkage group LG18, TLL_Latcal_v3, whole genome shotgun sequence genome harbors these coding sequences:
- the bcat1 gene encoding branched-chain-amino-acid aminotransferase, cytosolic produces the protein MFGLSTRKQHREHAHRWNEALRTRQKELKTSVGVHDCKNEPAAPPCGSKEAQHPGSFCPFTTLMADSTPSFKAADLVIQLSPSSKTKPDVLDFGTVFTDHMLTIEWSVTEGWQAPLIKPFGNLSLHPACSSLHYGIQLFEGLKAYRGDDNRLCLFRPMLNMNRMANSAKRACLPAFDQSELLECIRQLVEIDQDWVPYSGSASLYIRPTFISTEPSLGVKKPTRALLYVILSPAGSYFNNESEAISLWANPKYTRAWKGGTGDCKMGGNYGCALFAQYEAVDYGCQQVLWLYGEDQQITEAGTMNIFLHWINEDGEEELATPPLDGIILPGITRQSILELTRKWGEFKVTERYLTMDQLCSALKQQRVKEMFGSGTACMICPIGHIMYQGENLHIPRQDKNSQLTSQIAKELTDIQYGRTSSDWTYLV, from the exons ATGTTTGGCCTGTCCACGcgcaaacagcacagagagcacGCGCACAGGTGGAACGAAGCCCTGCGCACGAGACAGAAGGAGTTAAAAACCTCAGTGGGTGTTCACGACTGTAAAAATGAGCCAGCAGCTCCTCCCTGCGGCTCGAAGGAGGCACAGCACCCG GGAAGCTTCTGCCCGTTCACCACTCTGATGGCTGACAGCACTCCAAGCTTTAAG GCAGCTGACCTGGTTATCCAGCTGTCCCCCTCTTCAAAGACCAAACCAGATGTTTTGGATTTTGGGACTGTCTTCACTGACCACATGTTGACCATAGAGTGGAGTGTGACTGAGGGCTGGCAGGCTCCGCTCATCAAACCCTTCGGGAACCTGTCGCTCCACCCAGCCTGTTCATCACTACACTACGGCATACAG CTGTTTGAAGGGTTGAAGGCGTACCGTGGAGACGACAACCGACTGTGCCTCTTCAGACCAATGCTTAACATGAACCGCATGGCCAACTCTGCCAAAAGAGCTTGTCTGCCT GCCTTTGATCAGTCAGAGTTGCTGGAGTGCATCAGGCAACTGGTAGAGATTGACCAGGACTGGGTTCCTTACTCAGGCTCAGCCAGTCTGTACATTAGACCAACATTTATCAGCACTGAG CCCTCTCTGGGTGTAAAGAAGCCTACCCGTGCTTTGCTGTATGTGATCTTGAGCCCAGCGGGTTCCTACTTCAACAACGAGTCAGAGGCCATATCCTTGTGGGCCAATCCAAAGTACACACGGGCCTGGAAAGGAGGAACAGGAGACTGCAAGATGGGAGG GAACTACGGCTGTGCTCTGTTTGCCCAGTATGAAGCAGTGGATTATGGGTGTCAGCAGGTGCTGTGGCTGTACGGAGAGGACCAACAGATCACTGAGGCAGGAACCATGAACATCTTTCTGCACTGGATCAATGAGGATGGGG AGGAGGAGCTTGCAACTCCACCTCTGGATGGCATCATCCTCCCAGGCATAACCCGACAGAGCATCCTGGAACTGACCAGGAAATGG ggTGAGTTTAAGGTGACAGAGCGGTACCTGACCATGGACCAGCTGTGCTCTGCTCTGAAGCAGCAGCGAGTCAAAGAAATGTTTGGCTCTGGCACTGCTTGTATGATCTGCCCTATAGGACATATTATGTACCAGGGAGAG AATTTGCACATCCCCCGTCAGGATAAAAACTCACAGCTGACTTCACAAATAGCCAAGGAACTCACAGATATACAG TATGGACGGACATCCAGCGACTGGACTTACCTGGTGTAA